The following are encoded in a window of Gramella sp. MT6 genomic DNA:
- a CDS encoding chemotaxis protein CheB, producing the protein MKSTKESSTAESVKENNVEQTRIVAVGASAGGLEALKAFFKNIPAGDKNAYVVIQHLSPDYKSMMGELLKKNTNLPIVQIIDKMEIKPGHVYLIPPANNLILDGNALKLVDKPNNQTLNLPIDMFFESMAKQRKEKSIGIVLSGTGSDGTRGVRAIKENDGMVMVQDPAESKFDGMPKSAINTGLVDYILPVEEMGPELKEFISAPPIFHFEDGDVKYDEKELNKILNYIDEKAGLDFREYKYATLARRVARRVNICKCKNLKEYYEYLQSEEEEVEILYREFLIGVTKFFRDDKVWEILKRDVFPKLIEEKNDGETLKLWDVGCSTGEEAYSFAMCLHEEMDKQGKDLEIKIFATDISQPHLDIGSKGIYPESIVADVSKDLLLKYFLSKPNGYQVSEKIRRTVIFSRHNIIKNPPFSNMDIVVCRNLLIYFQNSIQKKAMNMLHYALKKDGVLVLGTSESVHSHKENFAEIDRRWKIYKNIKPSTRIKNGISHANATGGVNASLLENKTERDRKRFRNQASNPIRQKLQTELNETILEQFGGASVFVDSDYNILQAVGEFRKYANLPLTGFSINLLDMLDSDLKYVVQSTFNKAHKQKERVVYRDAVIKQKSGDIGADIVIKPFTDHSLEGETNYVITFIEKELNFDKVEEVQKISPTNQTKEYVASLENELKSTKEDLQTSLEEIETSNEELQAANEELLASNEELQSTNEELQSVNEEINTVNAENIQKMDDLAALNADMNNLLKSTDIGVIFLDSDFKIRKFTPAIKKHFSLINGDIGRPIDNFTNSFGLTRKQSFLDRCQKVLNNGKTLEKHIVSREGKNYLQRISPYMDSNNEVDGVVISFIDIETIQKSKEKLIASEQRFKSFYEDDPVLHVSVDPKTSKIVQCNKKAVQKLGYDTKDDLIGKAIHELFDKDSQLTAMKLKTSIKKSGELINLEQNMVTNKGRILPVILNATAEKDENDNLITIRYTCVDISALKKAQEQLKEQKSDLERANRDLEQFVSICSHDLQEPLATIKFGSDVLGKMYASKLDEKGENYIKYIKNASDRLSAQIRALLEHSRIGKNGEKTLVDTKEIVEVVKYDLGKSIRDANAKIHTGALPKLRGYEVELRLLFQNLISNAIKYVPNDRDPEIRISSYKENDYWVFSIMDNGLGISKEDQRNIFTIFNRVPGNEDMEGTGVGLAHVEKIVLLHEGTIWVDSQEGVGSTFYFKLKA; encoded by the coding sequence ATGAAAAGTACTAAAGAGAGTTCTACAGCTGAGTCTGTAAAAGAAAATAATGTTGAACAGACCCGTATAGTTGCGGTTGGTGCAAGTGCCGGTGGCCTGGAAGCCTTAAAAGCTTTTTTTAAGAATATTCCTGCCGGTGATAAGAATGCCTATGTTGTTATTCAACATTTATCGCCCGATTATAAAAGTATGATGGGGGAACTTCTTAAAAAGAATACAAATCTTCCTATAGTTCAGATAATAGATAAAATGGAGATCAAACCGGGTCATGTCTATTTAATTCCACCGGCGAATAATCTGATCCTGGATGGTAATGCCCTGAAACTTGTTGATAAACCAAATAACCAGACCCTGAACCTTCCTATAGATATGTTCTTTGAATCTATGGCGAAACAACGCAAGGAAAAAAGTATTGGTATTGTTTTGAGTGGAACTGGAAGTGATGGTACCAGAGGTGTAAGAGCCATAAAGGAAAATGACGGAATGGTAATGGTACAGGATCCTGCCGAATCTAAATTCGATGGGATGCCGAAAAGCGCCATAAATACTGGCCTTGTAGATTATATTCTTCCGGTAGAGGAAATGGGCCCCGAATTAAAGGAATTTATTTCTGCACCACCAATTTTTCATTTTGAAGATGGTGATGTTAAGTATGACGAAAAGGAATTAAATAAGATCCTTAATTACATTGATGAGAAAGCAGGCCTCGATTTTAGAGAATATAAATATGCAACGCTTGCTAGAAGAGTAGCCAGAAGGGTTAATATCTGTAAATGTAAGAATTTAAAGGAGTATTACGAATACTTGCAATCTGAAGAAGAAGAAGTTGAGATCCTGTACAGGGAATTCCTCATTGGTGTGACCAAATTCTTCCGCGACGATAAAGTTTGGGAAATCCTTAAAAGAGATGTTTTTCCAAAGCTTATTGAAGAAAAAAATGATGGTGAAACTCTTAAATTATGGGATGTAGGTTGTAGTACAGGGGAAGAGGCATACTCTTTTGCCATGTGCCTGCACGAGGAAATGGATAAGCAGGGGAAAGATCTTGAGATAAAGATCTTTGCTACAGATATTTCTCAGCCTCACCTGGATATTGGGAGCAAGGGAATTTATCCTGAAAGTATTGTTGCAGATGTCTCCAAAGATCTTCTGCTGAAATATTTCCTCAGTAAACCGAATGGTTACCAGGTTTCTGAAAAGATTAGAAGGACTGTAATTTTTTCCAGGCATAATATCATTAAGAATCCACCATTCAGTAATATGGATATTGTGGTTTGTAGAAATCTTTTGATCTATTTTCAAAATAGTATTCAAAAGAAGGCCATGAATATGTTGCACTATGCACTTAAAAAGGATGGAGTTCTTGTTCTTGGAACCAGTGAAAGTGTACATAGTCACAAAGAAAATTTTGCTGAAATAGACCGTAGGTGGAAGATCTACAAAAACATTAAGCCAAGTACAAGAATAAAGAATGGTATTAGTCATGCTAATGCAACCGGGGGAGTGAATGCTTCTTTACTTGAGAATAAAACAGAGCGAGATAGGAAGAGATTCAGGAACCAGGCCAGTAATCCTATAAGGCAGAAACTGCAAACCGAACTTAACGAAACCATTCTGGAACAATTTGGTGGAGCTTCGGTGTTCGTAGATTCAGATTATAATATTCTCCAGGCAGTAGGTGAATTCCGCAAATATGCCAATTTACCTTTAACCGGTTTTTCTATAAACCTTCTGGATATGCTAGACAGCGATCTTAAATATGTCGTACAGTCTACATTCAATAAAGCGCATAAGCAGAAGGAAAGGGTTGTGTACCGTGATGCGGTAATAAAACAGAAAAGCGGGGATATTGGAGCCGATATCGTGATTAAACCATTCACAGATCATTCTCTTGAAGGTGAGACCAATTACGTTATTACTTTTATAGAGAAGGAGCTCAACTTTGATAAGGTAGAAGAAGTTCAGAAGATAAGCCCTACCAATCAAACAAAAGAATATGTAGCCAGCCTTGAAAATGAATTAAAAAGCACCAAGGAAGACCTGCAAACTTCGCTTGAAGAGATAGAAACGAGTAATGAAGAATTGCAGGCAGCAAATGAAGAGCTGCTGGCCTCTAACGAAGAACTGCAAAGTACCAATGAGGAACTGCAGAGTGTAAATGAAGAAATAAATACCGTTAACGCTGAGAATATTCAGAAGATGGATGATCTGGCTGCTTTAAACGCAGACATGAACAACCTTTTGAAAAGTACCGATATCGGGGTTATTTTCCTTGATTCAGATTTTAAGATCAGGAAGTTTACACCGGCGATCAAAAAGCATTTCAGTCTTATTAATGGTGATATAGGAAGACCTATAGATAACTTTACCAACAGTTTTGGCCTAACCAGAAAGCAAAGTTTCCTGGATAGATGTCAGAAAGTTTTGAATAATGGTAAAACACTAGAAAAACACATAGTTTCTAGAGAAGGAAAGAACTATCTGCAAAGGATTAGTCCTTATATGGATTCTAACAATGAGGTAGATGGAGTAGTAATTTCATTTATCGATATTGAGACCATTCAGAAATCCAAAGAGAAACTGATTGCCAGTGAACAGAGATTTAAATCCTTTTATGAGGATGATCCAGTGCTGCACGTAAGTGTGGATCCTAAGACCTCTAAAATTGTACAGTGTAATAAGAAAGCTGTTCAGAAGCTAGGTTATGATACTAAGGATGACCTAATTGGTAAAGCTATCCATGAACTTTTCGATAAGGATTCGCAGTTAACCGCGATGAAACTCAAAACGAGCATTAAGAAATCTGGAGAGTTGATAAATCTCGAGCAGAACATGGTTACCAATAAAGGAAGGATTCTACCTGTAATTCTTAATGCTACTGCAGAGAAAGACGAAAATGACAATTTAATTACTATAAGATATACCTGTGTAGACATTTCTGCCCTTAAGAAAGCTCAGGAGCAATTAAAGGAGCAGAAAAGTGACCTCGAAAGAGCAAATAGAGATCTGGAGCAATTCGTTTCCATCTGTTCTCATGACCTTCAGGAGCCGTTGGCTACTATCAAGTTTGGTAGTGACGTTCTGGGGAAAATGTACGCCAGCAAGCTGGATGAAAAAGGGGAGAACTATATTAAGTATATCAAAAATGCTTCAGACAGACTTTCAGCGCAAATTCGCGCATTACTGGAGCATTCAAGGATAGGGAAGAATGGCGAAAAGACATTGGTAGATACCAAAGAAATTGTTGAGGTTGTAAAATATGACCTTGGTAAGAGTATTAGGGATGCCAATGCCAAAATTCACACGGGCGCCCTTCCAAAGTTGAGGGGTTATGAAGTAGAGCTCAGGCTGTTGTTTCAAAACCTTATTAGTAATGCCATAAAATATGTCCCGAATGACCGTGATCCCGAGATAAGAATTTCGTCTTATAAGGAAAATGATTACTGGGTATTCTCCATTATGGATAACGGGTTGGGAATTTCTAAAGAAGATCAAAGAAACATTTTTACAATATTCAATCGTGTGCCTGGAAATGAAGATATGGAAGGAACCGGCGTAGGCCTGGCGCATGTTGAGAAGATCGTGCTTTTACATGAAGGTACCATTTGGGTGGATTCGCAGGAAGGTGTGGGAAGTACTTTCTATTTTAAATTAAAAGCATAA
- a CDS encoding ATP-binding protein: MPENIQYPEKVDLSSCEKEPIHIIAATQSHGVLVSCNKSNGTITQVGENCKDIFGISAEELLGNDLSVLLEAELSSELRETVVGHGVFEVKETTINNKDFVVIPHISGENLILDIEPVNAKKNSYDFQKDLSSLLNTLSASESPAELCEDAAKITKSIFGYDRVMIYKFDEEWNGKVIAEEKNEDMESWLGLHYPASDIPKQARELFLKNRVRIITDVNYSPVKIIPTLSPIDGNPLDLSNSKLRAVSPIHIEYLQNMKVGASLTAALISNGKLWGLLACHHYDSKYINYYQRQTCEFLIQIFSNELSLKNSNSFVSNIEKLDDLRVKLINQVNQKDSIKKGLSNFPVKVTDLFPCSGAAIVLNGKIKLVGNTPEKTQIKKLIGNFLARKNDSLFFTRNLLQYYPEAKNFKETGSGILSVRLGQGDRDFLIWFRPEVVQTVDWGGNPENKATYDEEKERLTPRKSFEKWTQELTGVSDTWKDFEISGARKLSESISYVILENQKKEIDKLNEQLIDAHNELELFSQGLSHDLKAPLRGIDGYAHILKEDHYADLQKEGQIAVDTILGSVEEMQDLIDNILDFAGVSNNDISKTTNSANNMIQDIFVSFNVKSNYPNTKIEVEERMPKIVGDKRMLGQVWANLITNALKYSERSSNPQIEIGTTILDRKTVYYVKDNGVGFDPKYSEEIFDLFSRFSGDNFKGTGVGLAIVKKIIEKHDGKIWAESELGKGTTFYFYV, translated from the coding sequence ATGCCTGAAAATATTCAGTATCCTGAAAAAGTAGATCTCTCAAGTTGCGAAAAAGAACCTATACATATTATTGCAGCGACCCAATCCCATGGGGTTCTTGTTTCCTGTAATAAATCTAACGGTACGATCACCCAGGTGGGTGAGAACTGTAAAGATATTTTCGGAATCTCTGCGGAAGAACTTTTAGGAAATGATCTGAGCGTTCTACTAGAAGCAGAATTATCCAGTGAACTGAGGGAAACGGTAGTGGGTCATGGGGTTTTTGAAGTAAAGGAAACCACCATCAATAATAAGGATTTCGTGGTTATTCCTCATATTTCAGGAGAAAACCTGATCCTTGATATTGAGCCTGTAAACGCAAAAAAGAACAGTTACGATTTTCAGAAGGATCTATCCAGCCTTTTAAATACTTTAAGCGCATCAGAATCTCCCGCTGAACTTTGTGAAGACGCTGCAAAGATCACGAAATCTATTTTTGGTTATGATCGTGTCATGATCTATAAGTTTGATGAAGAATGGAACGGGAAGGTGATCGCTGAGGAGAAGAATGAAGATATGGAAAGCTGGCTGGGATTGCACTATCCTGCCAGTGATATACCCAAACAAGCCCGGGAATTATTTCTTAAAAACAGGGTTCGTATTATTACAGATGTAAATTATTCACCGGTAAAGATAATCCCTACGCTTTCTCCAATAGATGGAAATCCCCTGGATCTTAGTAATTCGAAATTAAGAGCGGTCTCACCAATTCATATTGAATATTTACAAAATATGAAGGTAGGAGCATCCCTTACCGCTGCTCTTATAAGCAATGGTAAGTTATGGGGCTTATTGGCCTGCCACCATTATGATTCAAAATATATAAATTATTATCAGCGGCAGACGTGTGAATTTTTGATTCAGATATTTTCTAATGAACTGTCTTTAAAGAATTCAAATAGTTTTGTAAGTAATATTGAAAAGCTTGATGATCTAAGGGTTAAACTGATCAATCAGGTAAATCAAAAAGACAGTATTAAAAAGGGATTAAGTAATTTTCCTGTTAAGGTCACCGATCTTTTTCCCTGTTCTGGCGCCGCAATTGTTCTGAATGGAAAGATTAAGCTTGTAGGAAATACCCCAGAAAAAACTCAGATAAAAAAGCTTATCGGGAATTTTCTGGCCAGAAAAAATGATAGTCTCTTTTTCACCAGGAATCTTCTACAGTATTATCCGGAAGCAAAGAATTTCAAGGAGACAGGATCAGGTATCCTGAGTGTAAGGTTAGGCCAGGGAGATCGTGATTTTTTAATCTGGTTCAGGCCAGAAGTTGTTCAGACCGTCGATTGGGGTGGTAATCCTGAAAATAAAGCAACCTATGATGAGGAAAAAGAACGTCTTACTCCAAGGAAATCTTTCGAAAAATGGACTCAGGAGTTAACAGGTGTTTCCGATACCTGGAAGGATTTTGAAATAAGCGGAGCCAGGAAGTTAAGCGAAAGTATTAGTTATGTTATTCTGGAAAACCAGAAGAAAGAAATCGATAAATTAAATGAACAATTAATAGATGCTCATAACGAACTGGAACTATTCAGCCAGGGATTATCTCACGATCTAAAAGCACCGCTAAGGGGAATCGATGGTTATGCACATATTCTAAAAGAAGATCATTACGCAGATCTGCAAAAAGAAGGTCAAATAGCCGTGGATACTATTTTAGGATCGGTGGAAGAGATGCAGGATCTAATTGATAATATTCTTGATTTTGCAGGGGTATCCAACAACGATATTAGCAAGACCACTAATTCAGCCAATAATATGATCCAGGATATTTTTGTTTCCTTCAATGTGAAGTCAAATTATCCCAATACTAAAATTGAGGTTGAGGAAAGAATGCCCAAAATTGTGGGCGATAAAAGGATGTTAGGGCAGGTATGGGCCAATCTTATTACTAATGCTCTTAAATATAGCGAAAGATCCAGCAATCCCCAGATTGAAATAGGAACCACGATCCTGGATAGAAAAACGGTTTATTACGTTAAAGACAACGGAGTAGGCTTTGATCCAAAATATAGTGAAGAGATCTTTGATCTTTTTTCCAGGTTTTCCGGAGATAATTTCAAAGGAACAGGAGTCGGACTTGCCATTGTCAAAAAGATCATTGAAAAGCATGATGGGAAAATATGGGCAGAAAGTGAGCTGGGAAAAGGAACAACCTTTTACTTTTATGTTTAA
- a CDS encoding response regulator, whose amino-acid sequence MINTSLRILLVEDLETDAALIQRQIKKIVKTPEIEVTDNLEECQELLVNFAPDVVLSDYNLPTCTGLEVMELVKDYDENIAFIFITGTINDEELAANTILNGASGYILKKHMNNLAEKLEPLFKKVVINMVARDELRDRIRDNKITVNQIYDYLDKINEDNLEHRENVEKIRNAINQFRIDDEDVE is encoded by the coding sequence ATGATTAATACCTCTCTCAGAATATTATTGGTAGAAGACCTTGAGACTGATGCCGCCTTGATTCAAAGACAAATAAAAAAAATTGTCAAAACTCCAGAGATCGAAGTGACAGATAATCTTGAGGAATGCCAGGAACTTCTGGTAAATTTCGCTCCAGATGTGGTTCTTTCAGATTATAATCTGCCTACCTGTACTGGATTGGAGGTAATGGAACTGGTGAAAGATTACGATGAGAATATTGCATTCATCTTTATAACCGGTACCATCAATGATGAAGAACTTGCCGCAAATACGATATTGAATGGAGCCTCCGGTTACATTCTCAAAAAGCACATGAACAATCTTGCAGAGAAATTAGAACCGCTTTTTAAAAAGGTGGTGATCAATATGGTAGCAAGAGATGAGTTAAGAGATCGAATTAGGGATAATAAGATCACCGTAAACCAGATCTATGATTATCTGGATAAGATCAATGAGGATAATTTGGAGCATAGGGAGAATGTTGAAAAGATTAGGAATGCGATAAATCAGTTTAGGATCGATGATGAAGATGTTGAATAG
- a CDS encoding biliverdin-producing heme oxygenase codes for MMKMLNRLREETAELHRELEKDNLANKIMDQSISLNEYRALLFQNFVAYECAEAEIIKFLPEYSSDKTQRLKQDLQGIGVESFDCPMDFSCNSEAEAIGAAYVIEGSAMGGMLIGKELKKCDFSNEIPEQQFFNGKRDSIKGWNEYLKFLRSREFSESEIDLAVNKAMQTFLLFGEAFKLDYTNC; via the coding sequence ATGATGAAGATGTTGAATAGGTTACGGGAGGAAACTGCAGAATTACACCGGGAGCTGGAGAAAGATAATCTGGCCAATAAAATAATGGATCAATCCATAAGCCTGAATGAATACAGAGCCCTGCTTTTTCAGAATTTTGTTGCTTATGAATGTGCGGAAGCAGAGATAATTAAATTCTTACCGGAATATTCGAGCGATAAAACCCAAAGGTTAAAACAGGATCTTCAGGGAATTGGAGTTGAAAGTTTTGATTGTCCCATGGACTTTTCTTGTAATTCTGAAGCTGAGGCTATTGGTGCAGCTTACGTGATTGAAGGTTCAGCTATGGGGGGAATGCTTATTGGCAAGGAACTTAAAAAATGTGATTTTTCTAATGAAATTCCTGAACAGCAATTCTTTAACGGTAAACGTGATAGTATAAAAGGCTGGAATGAATATTTGAAATTTTTAAGATCGCGTGAATTTTCTGAATCAGAAATAGACCTGGCTGTAAATAAGGCAATGCAAACCTTCCTGCTTTTTGGTGAAGCATTTAAATTAGACTACACAAACTGCTAA
- the ggt gene encoding gamma-glutamyltransferase: MYHIFRSLVFCLLIFSTSFQLSAQGGRIPVPAENGMVVSSHYLASQAGNDILMQGGSAVDASVATAFVLAVTLPSAGNIGGGGFLVHYGNEKATTFNFREKAPLAATREMYLDENGKVKDNSNHEGILSVGVPGTVAGLYAAHEKFGKLEWSKLIQPAIDIAENGFVVSSPLARFSNWVLNNKTDYPSTAKVFLKDPNTALKPGDTLVQKDLSETLKRIRDKGPKGFYKGKTASLIADFMKKNDGIITKKDLSRYEAAELEPIRGNYRGYGIIGMPPPSSGGVAVVEMLNILEGYDLLNEGHNSAASLHLITEAMRRAFADRALFLGDPKFNDQMPLEKLTSKEYAEDLRNSIRKNLASVSDSTNFNKGHLIYESPETTHLSVIDSDGNAVSLTYTLEQSYGSKIVVDGAGFLLNNEMGDFNAIPGYTDSKGRIGTKPNQIEPEKQMLSSMSPTIVTKNGKPFIIIGSPGGRTIINTVLQVILNVIDYQLDIAKAIESPRLHHQWLPDVTYFEDWGFSPDTKRIYEEMGHETKTRNSQGQAMGIYIDPETGLLEGAADSRSYDGKAVGY; this comes from the coding sequence ATGTATCATATTTTTCGCAGCCTTGTTTTTTGCCTATTAATTTTTTCTACTTCTTTTCAACTAAGCGCCCAGGGAGGAAGGATCCCGGTTCCGGCTGAAAACGGGATGGTGGTGAGCAGTCATTACCTGGCTTCGCAGGCGGGTAATGATATATTGATGCAAGGAGGTTCTGCTGTTGATGCTTCGGTTGCTACAGCATTTGTACTGGCAGTAACTTTGCCTTCTGCCGGAAATATTGGTGGCGGCGGTTTCCTGGTTCATTACGGCAATGAGAAGGCCACTACTTTTAATTTCAGGGAGAAAGCTCCACTGGCTGCAACAAGGGAAATGTATCTGGATGAGAACGGTAAGGTGAAGGATAATTCAAATCATGAAGGAATTCTTTCTGTGGGAGTTCCCGGCACGGTCGCTGGACTTTACGCAGCTCACGAAAAATTTGGAAAACTGGAATGGTCAAAACTTATTCAACCGGCAATAGATATAGCTGAAAATGGTTTTGTGGTTAGTTCACCTCTCGCCAGGTTTTCTAACTGGGTATTAAATAATAAAACCGACTATCCATCTACCGCTAAAGTTTTTCTTAAAGACCCGAATACAGCTCTGAAGCCCGGTGATACTCTAGTTCAAAAAGATCTATCGGAAACACTTAAACGAATTAGGGACAAGGGACCAAAAGGTTTTTATAAGGGCAAGACTGCTTCATTAATCGCAGATTTTATGAAGAAGAACGATGGAATTATTACGAAGAAGGATCTTTCGCGCTATGAAGCGGCAGAATTGGAACCTATAAGAGGGAATTATCGAGGTTATGGTATTATAGGTATGCCACCACCAAGTTCTGGCGGGGTCGCAGTCGTGGAAATGCTAAATATACTGGAAGGTTATGATCTGCTAAATGAAGGTCATAATTCTGCTGCCAGCTTACATTTGATTACCGAAGCTATGAGAAGGGCTTTTGCAGACAGGGCCTTATTCCTGGGAGACCCTAAGTTCAATGACCAAATGCCTCTGGAAAAATTGACCTCAAAAGAATATGCGGAAGATTTAAGAAATTCGATCAGGAAAAATTTAGCCTCTGTAAGCGATTCTACAAATTTTAATAAAGGTCATCTTATTTACGAAAGCCCGGAAACCACACATCTTTCCGTTATAGATAGTGATGGAAATGCGGTATCACTTACGTATACCTTAGAGCAATCCTATGGTTCTAAAATCGTAGTGGATGGAGCAGGTTTTCTGTTGAATAATGAAATGGGTGATTTCAATGCTATTCCAGGTTATACAGATTCCAAAGGAAGAATTGGTACTAAACCTAACCAGATCGAGCCTGAAAAACAAATGCTTTCGAGTATGAGCCCGACCATAGTTACTAAAAATGGAAAACCTTTTATTATTATTGGTTCACCGGGAGGTAGAACAATAATAAATACAGTTTTGCAGGTGATTCTGAACGTAATAGATTATCAGCTTGATATTGCAAAGGCCATTGAATCTCCAAGGTTACATCATCAATGGTTGCCAGATGTGACTTATTTCGAAGATTGGGGTTTTTCACCCGATACTAAAAGGATCTATGAAGAGATGGGGCATGAAACAAAGACCAGAAATTCACAAGGTCAGGCTATGGGAATTTATATAGATCCTGAAACCGGATTACTGGAAGGAGCGGCAGATTCGAGAAGCTATGATGGGAAAGCTGTGGGGTATTGA
- a CDS encoding pseudouridine synthase, whose protein sequence is MQQEFHKHFKIYKPYGYLSQFITNQKSAGKFKLLGELYDFPEETMSIGRLDKDSEGLLLLTTNGKLSTKITAGNSEKEYYVQVDGKITEEAISQIKTGVEISIYGKAYQTKECKAEILKERPVFPERAKKIRDERHGPTSWISVTLTEGKFRQVKKMTAAVGFPTLRLVRVRIGRETLENMEAGEVIPRTTFDL, encoded by the coding sequence ATGCAACAAGAATTTCACAAACATTTTAAAATTTACAAGCCCTATGGCTACCTAAGCCAATTCATTACTAACCAGAAGTCTGCCGGAAAATTTAAGTTATTAGGTGAGTTATATGATTTTCCTGAAGAGACTATGTCTATAGGAAGGTTGGACAAGGATTCCGAAGGACTGCTATTATTGACAACGAATGGAAAACTGAGCACTAAGATAACTGCCGGAAATAGCGAAAAAGAATACTATGTTCAGGTTGATGGCAAGATCACCGAGGAAGCGATTTCCCAGATTAAAACCGGGGTTGAAATAAGTATCTATGGAAAAGCCTACCAAACTAAAGAATGTAAGGCCGAGATTCTGAAAGAAAGACCAGTCTTCCCCGAACGGGCCAAAAAAATTAGAGATGAGCGCCATGGACCTACAAGCTGGATCAGTGTTACTTTGACCGAAGGTAAATTCCGGCAGGTTAAAAAAATGACCGCGGCGGTGGGCTTTCCTACTCTACGACTGGTAAGGGTGCGAATTGGCCGTGAAACTCTTGAGAATATGGAAGCCGGTGAAGTTATCCCAAGAACAACTTTTGATCTTTGA
- the wrbA gene encoding NAD(P)H:quinone oxidoreductase, producing MNIAIIYYSATGTNHKMAEWATEAAKSEGTNDVRLRRIKETAPKEAIESNDDWKKHHQATQDIEVAELGDLEWADAIIFSIPTRYGNLPSQVQAFFDTTGGLWSQGKLVNKVVSGMTSAQNPHGGQETTLLSLYKSMYHWGAIVAAPGYTSEELFKTGGNPYGFSTDGGVENLDEKSKTSIAHQVKRAINIAECIKKGMS from the coding sequence ATGAATATTGCAATCATTTATTACAGCGCTACAGGTACAAACCATAAAATGGCAGAATGGGCCACTGAAGCTGCTAAATCTGAAGGAACAAACGATGTAAGATTAAGGAGAATAAAAGAAACTGCTCCAAAAGAAGCTATAGAGTCAAATGATGACTGGAAAAAGCATCATCAGGCAACTCAGGATATAGAAGTAGCTGAATTAGGAGATTTAGAATGGGCTGATGCTATAATTTTTAGTATTCCCACGAGATATGGAAATTTGCCATCACAGGTGCAGGCTTTTTTCGATACTACCGGTGGTCTCTGGAGCCAGGGGAAATTGGTAAACAAAGTAGTTTCAGGGATGACCAGTGCACAAAATCCACATGGTGGACAAGAAACCACCTTGCTTTCTCTCTATAAAAGCATGTATCACTGGGGCGCTATAGTGGCTGCACCGGGATATACATCAGAGGAACTTTTTAAAACTGGTGGAAATCCATATGGATTCAGTACAGATGGAGGAGTGGAGAATCTTGATGAAAAGTCAAAAACATCTATTGCACACCAGGTGAAACGTGCAATCAATATTGCTGAATGTATAAAGAAAGGAATGAGCTAA